Proteins from a single region of Geothrix sp. PMB-07:
- the purE gene encoding 5-(carboxyamino)imidazole ribonucleotide mutase — protein sequence MTTNPLVGILMGSKNDWETMQHTASTLKALGIPCEAHVASAHRTPEKVVEFCKGAEGRGLKVIIAAAGGAAHLAGVCASKTHLPVLGVPMKGWATEGMDALLSTVQMPSGIPVGTLAIGKAGAINAALLATSILALGDAAIRDRYLSYRQSQTEKALADDDLVLP from the coding sequence ATGACGACCAACCCCCTGGTGGGCATCCTGATGGGCTCCAAGAACGACTGGGAGACCATGCAGCACACCGCTTCGACTCTGAAAGCCCTGGGCATTCCCTGCGAAGCCCATGTGGCCAGCGCGCACCGCACCCCGGAAAAAGTGGTCGAGTTCTGCAAGGGCGCCGAAGGGCGCGGCTTGAAGGTCATCATCGCCGCTGCCGGTGGGGCGGCTCATCTGGCGGGTGTCTGCGCCAGCAAGACCCACCTGCCGGTGCTGGGCGTGCCCATGAAGGGCTGGGCCACCGAGGGCATGGACGCGCTCCTCTCCACGGTGCAGATGCCCTCGGGCATCCCCGTGGGCACCCTGGCCATCGGTAAGGCTGGGGCCATCAATGCCGCCCTGCTGGCCACGTCGATCCTGGCGCTGGGTGATGCCGCCATCCGTGACCGGTATTTGAGCTACCGCCAGAGTCAGACCGAAAAGGCCTTGGCGGATGACGATCTGGTTCTGCCCTGA
- a CDS encoding molybdenum cofactor biosynthesis protein B, translating into MEHVHLITLSDRASRGEYQDQSTPLLTAWLEGQGVRTVSTALMPDDPSLLEADLRHAVAQGVPLVLTCGGTGFGLRDTTPEASRRVIEREAPGICELIRAKGGHPLAFASRAVCGIAGRTVILNLSGRPAAALEQIQLAWPLLVHGVAVLRKEAAAGGPCT; encoded by the coding sequence ATGGAGCACGTGCATCTCATCACCCTGTCGGATCGCGCGTCGCGAGGCGAGTACCAGGATCAATCAACGCCGCTGTTGACCGCTTGGCTCGAAGGGCAGGGTGTGAGGACCGTGAGCACCGCGCTGATGCCCGACGATCCCAGTCTCCTGGAGGCTGATCTTCGCCACGCGGTGGCCCAGGGGGTGCCCCTGGTGCTCACCTGCGGGGGAACTGGATTCGGATTGCGGGACACCACCCCGGAGGCCTCTCGCCGCGTCATCGAACGGGAAGCGCCGGGCATCTGCGAATTGATCCGGGCCAAAGGCGGCCATCCTTTGGCCTTTGCGAGTCGCGCGGTCTGCGGCATCGCCGGCCGCACCGTGATCTTGAACCTCTCGGGCAGGCCCGCCGCGGCGCTGGAGCAGATCCAGTTGGCCTGGCCCCTGCTGGTTCACGGCGTGGCCGTTCTGCGCAAGGAAGCGGCGGCAGGAGGGCCCTGCACATGA
- a CDS encoding PLP-dependent cysteine synthase family protein encodes MTDVQSTFRTLNRLVGFTPLLALDVLYKGEPRRIYAKAENFNFTGSIKDRMALHILRRAHASGKLRPGAAIGEATSGNTGISFSALGRALNHPVTIFMPDWMNQERKDLIRSFGAEVRLVSAAEGGFLGSIRLSEEWADRTPDAFLPRQFANDANVEAHATTTGPEIWAQLGSQGLRPQAFVAGVGTGGTVMGVGRFLKAQNPAIQVHPVEPSNSPTLHTGHKVGKHRIQGISDEFIPAIVQLDQLDDILSVDDGDAILMAQKLASRGLGVGISSGANFLAALQAQDRLGRDAVVVTVFSDSNKKYLSTDLMKEEPAKDGFLSPQIELIGLGHSIRVCELCIQGKHAAGCGC; translated from the coding sequence ATGACCGATGTGCAGTCGACCTTTCGCACCTTGAACCGCCTGGTGGGCTTCACGCCCCTGTTGGCGTTGGATGTCCTCTACAAGGGCGAGCCGCGCCGCATCTATGCCAAGGCGGAGAATTTCAACTTCACCGGCAGCATCAAGGACCGCATGGCCCTGCACATCCTGCGAAGGGCCCATGCCAGCGGAAAACTCAGGCCCGGAGCTGCCATCGGGGAAGCCACCAGCGGCAACACGGGCATCTCCTTCTCGGCGTTGGGTCGGGCCCTGAACCATCCCGTGACCATCTTCATGCCGGACTGGATGAACCAGGAGCGCAAGGATCTGATCCGCTCCTTCGGCGCCGAGGTGCGCCTGGTGAGCGCGGCGGAGGGCGGCTTCCTGGGCTCCATCCGGCTCAGCGAGGAGTGGGCGGATCGGACGCCGGATGCCTTCCTGCCCCGCCAGTTCGCCAACGATGCCAACGTGGAAGCCCATGCCACCACCACGGGCCCGGAAATCTGGGCCCAGCTGGGTTCCCAGGGGTTGCGCCCCCAGGCCTTCGTGGCCGGTGTGGGCACGGGGGGCACGGTCATGGGTGTGGGGCGTTTCCTCAAAGCCCAGAACCCGGCCATCCAGGTGCATCCGGTCGAACCCTCCAACTCGCCCACCCTCCACACGGGCCACAAGGTGGGGAAGCACCGCATCCAGGGCATCTCCGACGAGTTCATTCCCGCCATCGTGCAGCTGGATCAGCTCGACGACATCCTCTCCGTGGATGACGGCGACGCCATCCTCATGGCCCAGAAGCTGGCCAGCCGGGGCCTGGGCGTTGGCATCAGCAGTGGTGCCAATTTCCTCGCGGCCCTCCAGGCCCAGGATCGGCTGGGTCGCGATGCGGTGGTGGTGACGGTCTTCAGCGACAGCAACAAGAAATACCTCTCCACCGATCTGATGAAAGAGGAACCGGCCAAGGACGGTTTCCTCAGTCCCCAGATCGAACTCATCGGCCTCGGCCACTCCATCCGCGTATGCGAACTCTGCATCCAGGGCAAGCATGCCGCCGGGTGCGGCTGCTGA
- a CDS encoding YqgE/AlgH family protein, whose product MCASLQAYRLAWAIIIGIMSYEAPCLLVASPALLDPNFLHTVVLIVEHDEEGALGLILNRPLPLALAQVCDEGGMAFRGSEEATAWRGGPVDPQRGILLSQGGLPEEEDTVVDLTHFVSHRKDLLETLLGDPTAHYRLFLGYAGWSPGQLDQELAVGAWMRRPLVSEWLMHPDPSGLWQVALASGAHE is encoded by the coding sequence GTGTGCGCATCCCTACAAGCCTACCGCCTGGCCTGGGCTATCATCATCGGCATCATGTCGTACGAAGCACCTTGCCTCCTGGTGGCCAGTCCCGCCCTGCTGGACCCCAACTTCCTCCACACCGTGGTGCTCATCGTTGAGCACGACGAGGAGGGGGCCCTGGGGCTCATCCTGAACCGGCCCCTGCCCTTGGCCCTGGCCCAGGTCTGCGACGAAGGCGGCATGGCCTTCCGGGGCTCGGAGGAGGCCACTGCTTGGCGGGGTGGTCCCGTGGATCCCCAGCGCGGCATCCTGCTCTCCCAGGGCGGTCTGCCTGAGGAAGAGGACACGGTGGTGGACCTCACCCACTTCGTGAGCCACCGCAAGGATCTTCTGGAAACCTTGCTGGGCGATCCCACCGCCCACTATCGGCTGTTCCTGGGTTATGCCGGCTGGTCGCCTGGGCAGCTCGACCAGGAACTGGCCGTGGGCGCCTGGATGCGCCGCCCCTTGGTGTCCGAATGGCTCATGCACCCGGATCCTTCCGGCCTGTGGCAGGTGGCCCTGGCCAGCGGGGCCCACGAGTGA
- a CDS encoding deoxyribodipyrimidine photo-lyase codes for MRSIVWFRGKDLRLADHGPLVEAVAAGEVIPLFVLDPWFFAAERAQQLPHRMQFLLESLRALEANLAHLGSRLLVVPGRSVEVLPRLAARWKVDQVLAHRWVEPFGRERDRRVAQGLAREGIAFRLFEGETLLPPGTVRNGQGAMFRVFTPFSRACGVRLDLGAPLLAPRRLPPVPTDIEGATSGIPTLLDLGLSPNPGLQPGGERAARSRLKAFITGPIETYGSDRDRMDRPGTSRLSADLKFGTLSVRTVWQAAAAVDAGESVRRYLNELLWREFSHHLLWEWPELLNSPFRPEFEGFPWREDQGAWEAWTQGRTGYPVVDAAARQLLAEGFVHNRARMVAASFLTKHLLLDYRRGEAHYLRWLTDGDWAQNNSGWQWSAGCGCDAQPWFRIFNPVAQGLKFDPQGDYVRRWVPELAFCPTALIHEPWKAPKALSAAWDYPEPIVDHAVARERFLATAKGHLRRGQA; via the coding sequence ATGCGAAGCATCGTGTGGTTCCGGGGGAAGGATCTGCGGCTGGCGGATCATGGGCCACTGGTGGAGGCGGTGGCCGCCGGGGAGGTCATCCCACTGTTTGTGCTGGACCCGTGGTTCTTCGCGGCGGAGCGGGCTCAGCAGCTGCCGCACAGGATGCAGTTCCTCCTGGAGTCCTTGAGGGCATTGGAGGCCAACCTGGCCCATCTGGGCTCCAGGCTCCTGGTGGTGCCAGGCCGCAGCGTGGAGGTGCTGCCGCGCCTGGCGGCCCGCTGGAAGGTGGACCAAGTCTTGGCCCATCGTTGGGTGGAACCCTTCGGCCGGGAGCGGGACCGCCGTGTGGCGCAGGGCCTGGCGCGGGAGGGCATCGCCTTCCGGCTGTTCGAGGGCGAAACCCTGCTGCCGCCTGGCACCGTTCGGAACGGGCAGGGGGCCATGTTCCGAGTGTTCACGCCCTTCAGCCGCGCCTGTGGGGTGAGGCTGGACCTCGGTGCGCCGCTGCTGGCTCCGCGCCGCCTGCCGCCGGTGCCGACCGACATCGAGGGTGCCACCAGCGGCATTCCCACTCTGCTGGACCTTGGGCTGTCGCCGAATCCAGGCCTTCAGCCCGGTGGCGAACGGGCGGCCCGGTCGCGGCTGAAGGCCTTCATCACTGGCCCCATCGAGACCTACGGATCAGACCGCGATCGCATGGATCGGCCCGGCACTTCGCGACTCAGCGCCGATCTGAAGTTCGGAACGCTCTCCGTGCGAACGGTGTGGCAGGCCGCCGCGGCTGTGGATGCAGGCGAATCCGTGCGGCGTTACCTCAACGAACTGCTTTGGCGGGAGTTCAGCCACCACCTGCTGTGGGAATGGCCAGAGCTTCTGAACAGCCCCTTCCGCCCAGAATTTGAAGGCTTCCCCTGGCGAGAGGATCAAGGGGCTTGGGAAGCCTGGACCCAGGGTCGCACCGGGTACCCCGTGGTAGATGCCGCCGCCCGGCAGCTGCTGGCGGAGGGGTTCGTCCACAACCGGGCCCGCATGGTGGCGGCCAGTTTCCTGACCAAGCACCTGCTGCTGGACTACCGCCGGGGTGAAGCGCACTACCTGCGCTGGCTCACCGATGGTGACTGGGCCCAGAACAACTCAGGCTGGCAGTGGAGCGCCGGTTGCGGCTGCGATGCCCAGCCCTGGTTCCGCATCTTCAACCCCGTGGCCCAGGGGCTGAAGTTCGATCCCCAAGGCGACTACGTCAGGCGCTGGGTGCCGGAACTGGCGTTCTGCCCAACGGCCTTGATCCATGAGCCCTGGAAGGCGCCCAAGGCCCTGAGCGCTGCGTGGGACTACCCGGAGCCCATCGTGGATCATGCGGTGGCCCGGGAACGGTTCCTGGCCACGGCGAAAGGGCATCTCCGACGGGGGCAGGCCTGA
- a CDS encoding 2Fe-2S iron-sulfur cluster-binding protein, with translation MHMVRFDGKTPGAAECDRETALLAASTKAGVPLPHRCGGHARCGTCLVTVVEGAEHLSEKGAAESRVLLALKAQPDQRLACQTWARGDVRVTY, from the coding sequence ATGCACATGGTTCGTTTCGATGGCAAAACCCCCGGCGCGGCGGAATGCGACCGGGAAACAGCCTTGCTCGCCGCCAGCACCAAGGCCGGGGTGCCCCTCCCCCATCGCTGCGGGGGCCACGCCCGCTGCGGCACCTGCCTCGTCACCGTGGTGGAAGGCGCCGAGCACCTCAGCGAGAAGGGCGCCGCCGAATCCCGCGTGCTCCTGGCCCTGAAAGCCCAACCCGACCAGCGCCTGGCCTGTCAGACCTGGGCACGGGGTGACGTCCGGGTGACGTACTAG
- the recR gene encoding recombination mediator RecR has translation MKLPPPLEAVVESLQKLPGVGSKSAQRMALHLLKEGPEAMAHLAHQLQQAAEKVGFCQVCGAFTDQPICPICLDPRRDPASLVIVAEASNVLSFERSGHFRGRYHVLGGLISPLRGVGPDQLRIRELLKRLEDGAIQEIILATNPTVDGEATASWLARMLEPIGVRTTRIGLGLPIGSDLEYADELTLDRAMEGRRLV, from the coding sequence ATGAAGCTGCCGCCGCCCCTCGAGGCCGTGGTCGAAAGCCTCCAGAAGCTCCCGGGAGTGGGCTCCAAGTCCGCGCAAAGAATGGCCCTGCACCTTCTGAAGGAAGGCCCAGAGGCCATGGCCCACCTGGCCCATCAGCTGCAGCAGGCGGCGGAAAAGGTGGGCTTCTGCCAGGTTTGCGGGGCCTTCACCGACCAACCCATCTGTCCCATCTGCCTGGATCCCCGCCGGGACCCCGCCAGCCTGGTCATCGTGGCCGAAGCCTCCAACGTGCTCAGCTTCGAGCGCAGCGGGCATTTCCGGGGCCGCTACCACGTGCTGGGGGGGCTCATCTCGCCCCTGCGCGGCGTGGGGCCGGATCAGCTGCGCATCCGCGAACTGCTCAAGCGCCTGGAAGATGGCGCCATCCAGGAAATCATCCTGGCCACCAACCCCACGGTGGATGGCGAAGCCACCGCGAGTTGGCTGGCCCGCATGCTCGAACCCATTGGCGTGCGCACCACGCGCATCGGCCTTGGCCTACCGATCGGCAGCGATCTCGAATACGCCGACGAACTCACTCTAGACCGTGCCATGGAAGGGCGGCGGTTGGTCTAA
- a CDS encoding YbaB/EbfC family nucleoid-associated protein: protein MDMRFLMKQAQQMQAKLAEAQANLRVEGTAGGELVKVTLNGSKELVGLSIAKDAMDPEDPSMLEDLLLAAFRDAATKTDEAMKKQMGGMGAGLNLPGLGL from the coding sequence ATGGACATGCGGTTTCTGATGAAACAAGCCCAGCAGATGCAGGCCAAGCTGGCGGAGGCCCAGGCGAATCTGCGCGTCGAAGGCACCGCCGGTGGCGAGCTGGTGAAGGTCACTCTCAACGGCTCCAAGGAGCTGGTGGGTCTTTCCATCGCCAAGGACGCCATGGATCCCGAGGATCCCTCCATGCTCGAAGACCTGCTGCTGGCGGCCTTCCGCGACGCCGCCACCAAGACCGACGAGGCCATGAAGAAGCAGATGGGCGGCATGGGCGCCGGCCTCAACCTGCCCGGCCTCGGGCTCTGA
- a CDS encoding DUF2062 domain-containing protein has protein sequence MTDPIEQQSPATAAPAAPKGLWNRLKAHILHPELSPEQVAWSFALGFSIAWNPLLGLHTGMVFLFCILFRRLHRPLMIMAMLVNNPWTMVPIATASAWVGNLVRGRFTAANLAKVDWHAIGWRSFLTWDGFEATTTMLRPVLKSYLIGGTICTVVALPVGYFFMLWLAKRLRRIHWPHLLEPACPPQDIPPGG, from the coding sequence ATGACTGATCCCATTGAACAGCAAAGCCCGGCCACGGCCGCTCCCGCCGCGCCCAAGGGCCTATGGAACCGCCTCAAGGCGCACATCCTGCACCCGGAACTCTCGCCGGAACAGGTGGCCTGGAGTTTCGCCCTGGGCTTCTCCATCGCCTGGAATCCGCTCCTGGGCCTTCACACCGGCATGGTGTTCCTCTTCTGCATCCTCTTCCGCCGCCTTCATCGCCCGCTCATGATCATGGCCATGCTGGTGAACAATCCCTGGACCATGGTGCCCATCGCCACCGCCAGCGCCTGGGTGGGCAACCTGGTGCGAGGCCGGTTCACCGCCGCCAACCTCGCCAAGGTCGATTGGCACGCCATCGGCTGGCGCAGCTTCCTTACCTGGGACGGTTTCGAAGCCACCACCACCATGCTGCGCCCCGTTCTGAAGTCCTACCTCATCGGCGGGACCATCTGCACCGTGGTGGCCCTGCCTGTTGGCTACTTCTTCATGCTCTGGCTGGCCAAGCGCCTGCGGCGGATTCACTGGCCGCACCTGCTGGAACCGGCCTGCCCACCCCAAGACATCCCACCTGGAGGTTGA
- a CDS encoding thiamine-monophosphate kinase, with amino-acid sequence MSLEESGILARIRALLPGGGGLVDDCGALPPTPPGETLLVTTDLMESDQHFRLDWHPPDLLARKLLTVNLSDLDASGARPVGYTLTLALGPEIDGAWLERFLEGLAAASRATQVQVLGGDTVGRPAGLGLGLTAFGFARRWLRRDGLQLGDRIFVDQRPGASLRGLRKLQGGQRWDADHPDPDLLAHLAPSPNLGLGLRLAGMPEVHACLDLSDGLSRDLRNLALASGLSIAVESSLDEDALRGGEDYARCFGTAMAQDDLERRLGVALIPVGRAQEPGAAPLLVYDGNGPRPLPDLGFDHFAHD; translated from the coding sequence ATGAGCCTGGAGGAATCGGGAATTCTTGCCCGGATCCGGGCCTTGCTGCCTGGAGGCGGAGGGCTTGTGGATGACTGCGGCGCCCTGCCCCCCACGCCGCCTGGTGAAACACTGCTCGTCACCACCGACCTCATGGAATCGGATCAACATTTCCGGCTGGATTGGCACCCCCCCGACCTGCTGGCCAGAAAGCTGCTGACCGTGAACCTCTCGGATCTGGATGCGTCCGGCGCGAGACCCGTGGGCTACACCCTCACCTTGGCCCTGGGGCCCGAGATTGATGGTGCCTGGCTCGAGCGGTTCCTGGAGGGGCTTGCCGCAGCGTCCCGCGCAACTCAGGTCCAGGTGCTCGGTGGCGATACCGTGGGGCGCCCAGCCGGACTGGGGCTGGGCCTCACCGCCTTTGGTTTCGCCAGGCGCTGGCTGCGCCGGGATGGACTTCAACTCGGCGATCGCATCTTCGTGGATCAGCGTCCCGGCGCCAGCCTTCGCGGGTTGCGCAAACTCCAGGGTGGACAGCGGTGGGACGCGGACCATCCCGATCCCGACCTCTTGGCCCATCTCGCGCCTTCCCCCAATCTGGGCCTGGGGCTTCGCCTGGCCGGCATGCCGGAAGTCCACGCCTGCCTCGATCTCTCGGACGGCCTCAGCCGCGACCTCCGCAACCTGGCCCTGGCATCGGGCCTCAGCATCGCGGTGGAATCGAGCCTGGATGAGGATGCGCTGCGCGGCGGCGAGGATTACGCACGCTGTTTCGGCACAGCCATGGCCCAGGACGACCTCGAGCGGCGCCTTGGAGTGGCATTGATTCCCGTGGGTCGCGCCCAGGAACCTGGGGCTGCGCCGTTGCTCGTCTATGATGGGAATGGGCCGCGCCCCCTGCCGGACCTTGGATTCGACCACTTCGCCCATGACTGA
- a CDS encoding ferredoxin: MAITKVWIEEGCIVCNACEAECPDVFHVTDTSCNVNGSVREDGQDTENRDEMSPLSGSYGTDLEASIEAAAAGCPVEVIKYEKA; the protein is encoded by the coding sequence ATGGCCATCACCAAAGTGTGGATCGAAGAAGGCTGCATCGTGTGCAACGCTTGCGAAGCCGAGTGCCCCGACGTCTTCCACGTCACCGACACCAGCTGCAACGTCAATGGCTCCGTGCGTGAGGACGGCCAGGACACCGAGAACCGCGACGAGATGAGCCCCCTGTCCGGCAGCTACGGCACGGACCTGGAAGCCAGCATCGAGGCCGCCGCCGCCGGTTGCCCCGTGGAAGTGATCAAGTACGAAAAGGCCTGA
- a CDS encoding chemotaxis protein CheX encodes MNVAFINPFIESTLRSLEMMASIAAEKAGLSVKEDLITTYDISAIIGITGDTSGSIILSFPVNLACKIASNMLMEEITALDKSVEDAIGEIGNIVVGDARRLLIQDGFSLSISVPTVVVGKGHKISRSGDVPCIAIPFKTEFGEFEVNVGLKE; translated from the coding sequence ATGAACGTCGCATTCATCAATCCCTTCATTGAATCCACCCTCCGCAGCCTGGAGATGATGGCCAGCATCGCGGCCGAGAAGGCGGGGCTCTCCGTGAAGGAGGACCTCATAACCACCTACGACATCTCGGCCATCATCGGCATCACCGGCGATACATCGGGCTCCATCATCCTCAGTTTTCCGGTGAACCTGGCCTGCAAGATCGCCAGCAACATGCTCATGGAGGAGATCACCGCCCTGGACAAGAGCGTGGAGGATGCCATCGGCGAAATCGGCAACATCGTGGTGGGGGATGCCCGGCGCCTGCTCATCCAGGATGGGTTCAGCCTCTCCATTTCGGTGCCCACGGTGGTGGTCGGCAAAGGCCACAAGATCAGCCGCAGCGGCGATGTCCCCTGCATCGCCATTCCTTTCAAGACCGAGTTCGGCGAATTTGAAGTCAACGTCGGCCTGAAGGAATAG
- a CDS encoding GatB/YqeY domain-containing protein → MLDRLQADLKTAMLARDAARTQVLRMALAAYKNEAVAKGLGPQGVLADADALAVFKRLVKSREDSVAQFEKVGQGDRASQERAEIELLRPYLPAMIEGSALEEAVKAAIAQSGAASKKDMGLVMKALQAAHGGAIDGKAASALVQSLLN, encoded by the coding sequence ATGCTGGACCGCCTGCAGGCCGATCTGAAGACCGCCATGTTGGCTCGGGACGCGGCCCGCACCCAGGTGCTGCGCATGGCCCTCGCCGCCTACAAGAACGAAGCCGTGGCCAAGGGCCTGGGGCCCCAGGGCGTGCTGGCCGATGCGGATGCCTTGGCTGTCTTCAAGCGGCTGGTGAAATCCCGGGAAGACAGCGTGGCCCAATTCGAGAAGGTGGGCCAAGGGGATCGGGCCTCCCAGGAGCGTGCCGAGATCGAGCTGCTTCGGCCCTACCTGCCGGCCATGATCGAGGGGTCGGCCCTGGAGGAGGCCGTGAAGGCGGCCATCGCCCAGAGCGGGGCGGCCTCCAAGAAAGACATGGGCCTGGTCATGAAGGCCCTCCAGGCCGCTCACGGCGGTGCCATTGATGGCAAGGCCGCCAGTGCCCTCGTGCAGAGCCTCCTGAATTGA
- the proS gene encoding proline--tRNA ligase: MKQSKLLIQTLRETPRDADVVSQQLMMRAGMIQKVAAGIYSYLPLAFRSIRKFEEIVREELAKDGCQELTMPAVLPAELWQESGRWKFYGDELLRFCDRKAKAEVAERRARGEKPDEREFYNFCLGPTHEEVITDIVRKNVRSYKQLPMNLFQIQTKFRDERRPRFGLMRGREFTMKDGYSFHADDACADREYWAMFNAYKRIFARLGVKFRPVEADSGAIGGSFTHEFHVLAGSGEDAILSCNACDYTSNIEKTEAPALPAGDHGAAFELKRDHFCTPGVLGQVEQAAGMKDAEHDGMPLAQTSKFFLYRVTFADGATKLVGAVLRGDHEVNPVKVKNHVGAAEMELMPLEEAEAFTGAKTGFMGPVGLKDVQMLVDASLKGAVNLTCGANRTDYHHFGLDPARDLPGCAYVDLRTASEGDACTRCGKGSYQAFRGIEVGQVFKLGLKYSKSMSCTFLDEQGKENPMVMGCYGIGITRTVAAAVEQNYDADGIIWPWPIAPYQVHLVCLDPGSAEVSGVASQVEKDLEAAGFEVLHDDREGLSPGAKFKDADLLGFPLRLTVGAKGLKDGIVELRDRRTKDVIKLKPEAAVAEVSTARDRIMQELETAGGR, from the coding sequence ATGAAGCAATCCAAGCTCCTGATCCAGACCCTGCGCGAGACGCCGCGCGACGCTGACGTGGTGAGTCAGCAGCTCATGATGCGGGCGGGCATGATCCAGAAGGTGGCCGCCGGCATCTACAGCTACCTGCCCCTGGCTTTCCGGAGCATTCGCAAATTTGAGGAAATCGTCCGCGAAGAGCTGGCCAAGGATGGCTGCCAGGAGCTGACCATGCCAGCGGTGCTGCCTGCGGAGCTGTGGCAGGAGAGCGGCCGCTGGAAGTTCTACGGCGACGAGCTGCTGCGCTTCTGCGACCGCAAGGCCAAGGCCGAGGTGGCCGAGCGCCGTGCCCGGGGTGAGAAGCCCGATGAGCGTGAGTTCTACAACTTCTGCCTGGGCCCCACCCACGAGGAAGTCATCACCGACATCGTCCGCAAGAACGTGCGCAGCTACAAACAGCTGCCCATGAACCTGTTCCAGATTCAGACCAAGTTCCGGGATGAGCGCCGCCCCCGCTTCGGCCTCATGCGCGGCCGTGAATTCACCATGAAGGACGGCTACTCCTTCCACGCGGACGATGCCTGCGCCGACCGTGAGTACTGGGCGATGTTCAACGCCTACAAGCGCATCTTCGCCCGCCTTGGGGTGAAATTCCGTCCGGTGGAAGCCGATAGCGGCGCCATTGGCGGCAGCTTCACCCACGAGTTCCACGTGCTGGCTGGCAGCGGCGAAGACGCCATCCTCAGCTGCAATGCCTGCGACTACACCTCCAACATTGAGAAGACCGAGGCGCCCGCCTTGCCCGCGGGCGACCACGGAGCGGCCTTTGAGCTGAAGCGGGACCACTTCTGCACGCCAGGGGTGCTGGGTCAAGTGGAGCAGGCTGCCGGCATGAAGGACGCCGAGCACGACGGCATGCCCCTGGCTCAGACCAGCAAGTTCTTCCTGTACCGTGTCACGTTCGCGGACGGCGCCACCAAGCTGGTGGGGGCCGTGCTGCGCGGCGATCACGAAGTTAATCCCGTGAAGGTGAAAAACCACGTAGGCGCCGCCGAAATGGAGCTCATGCCCCTGGAGGAAGCCGAGGCCTTCACCGGCGCCAAGACCGGCTTCATGGGGCCGGTGGGCCTGAAGGACGTGCAGATGCTGGTGGACGCCAGCCTCAAGGGCGCGGTGAACCTCACCTGCGGCGCGAACCGGACGGACTACCACCACTTTGGCCTGGATCCCGCCCGCGACCTGCCGGGTTGCGCCTACGTCGACTTGCGCACCGCCTCCGAGGGCGATGCCTGCACCCGCTGCGGGAAGGGCAGCTACCAGGCATTCCGGGGCATCGAGGTGGGGCAGGTCTTCAAGCTGGGCCTGAAGTATTCCAAATCCATGTCCTGCACCTTCCTCGACGAGCAGGGCAAAGAGAATCCCATGGTCATGGGCTGCTACGGCATCGGCATCACCCGCACGGTGGCCGCGGCTGTCGAGCAGAACTACGATGCTGACGGCATCATCTGGCCCTGGCCCATCGCGCCTTACCAGGTGCACCTGGTCTGCCTGGATCCGGGCAGCGCCGAGGTGTCTGGCGTGGCCAGCCAGGTGGAGAAGGATCTGGAAGCCGCCGGTTTCGAGGTGCTGCATGACGATCGCGAGGGCCTGAGCCCGGGCGCCAAGTTCAAGGACGCCGACCTGCTGGGCTTCCCCCTGCGCCTCACCGTGGGCGCCAAGGGCCTGAAGGATGGCATCGTGGAACTGCGGGATCGCCGCACCAAGGACGTGATCAAGCTCAAGCCCGAGGCCGCTGTGGCAGAAGTCTCCACGGCCCGGGACCGCATCATGCAGGAACTGGAAACCGCAGGAGGCCGCTGA
- the ndk gene encoding nucleoside-diphosphate kinase, with amino-acid sequence MTVERTFAIVKPDAVKDGHIGEIISAIEQSGLKVVGLKLTRLTPAICQGFYHEHVGKGFYAELEAFMTEGPVALMVLEGENAILRWRDLMGATNPANAAEGTLRKRFGASIGRNATHGSDKPESARFEVGYFFNAFEQF; translated from the coding sequence ATGACCGTTGAACGCACCTTTGCCATCGTGAAGCCCGACGCCGTCAAGGACGGCCACATCGGTGAGATCATCAGCGCCATCGAGCAGAGCGGCCTGAAGGTGGTCGGCCTCAAGCTGACCCGCCTCACCCCCGCCATTTGCCAGGGCTTCTACCACGAGCATGTGGGCAAGGGCTTCTACGCCGAGCTGGAGGCCTTCATGACCGAAGGCCCCGTGGCCCTCATGGTGCTGGAAGGCGAGAACGCCATCCTGCGCTGGCGCGATCTCATGGGCGCCACCAACCCGGCCAATGCCGCCGAAGGCACCCTCCGCAAGCGCTTCGGTGCCAGCATCGGCCGCAACGCCACCCACGGCAGCGACAAGCCCGAGAGCGCCAGGTTCGAGGTCGGCTACTTCTTCAACGCGTTCGAGCAGTTCTGA